The following coding sequences lie in one Benincasa hispida cultivar B227 chromosome 6, ASM972705v1, whole genome shotgun sequence genomic window:
- the LOC120079429 gene encoding 60S acidic ribosomal protein P3-2: MGVFTFVCRSSGGKWTANQYSGDLEGSADSTYELQRKLVQSALSVDSSGGVQSSFSFITPTSAVFQVIVGGGGGGGFIGGGGGAAAAPAGGDAPAAAEAPAEKKEEVKEESDDEDLGLSLFD, encoded by the exons ATGGGAGTTTTCACCTTCGTCTGTCGGAGCTCCGGTGGTAAGTGGACCGCCAATCAGTATTCCGGTGACCTTGAAGGCTCTGCCGACTCCACCTACGAGCTCCAGAGGAAGCTCGTTCAATCTGCTCTCTCCGTCGATTCCTCCGGTGGTGTTCAGTCCTCTTTCTCCTTCATCACTCCCACCTCCGCCGTTTTCCAG GTGATCGTTGGTGGTGGCGGCGGTGGCGGTTTCATTGGTGGTGGTGGAGGAGCTGCAGCTGCCCCTGCTGGAGGAGATGCTCCAGCTGCTGCAGAAGCCCCAGCTGAGAAGAAGGAAGAGGTGAAGGAAGAGAGTGATGATGAAGACCTTGGCCTATCACTTTTTGATTAG